Proteins from a single region of Cytophagia bacterium CHB2:
- a CDS encoding N-acylglucosamine 2-epimerase, protein MLKPERIDELITVYRDGLLNDTLPFWQKHAIDRDQGGFLFCLDQDGSVLSTDKPMWIHGRYVWLLSTLCNTVEPRPEWLQLARHGIDFIRRYGFDDDGRMFYSVTREGRPLRKRRYIFTETFGMIALAAYAKATGEQKAAQEASDLFRLVIKHLTTPGLLEPKIRPETRSLKALAIPMIMIVSAQVLRDAINDPLAQEWIDRSIAEIERDFMKPEFEAVLETVGPNGEFIDNFEGRMICPGHSIEAGWFILHEAKQRNNDAHLRKLGAQILDWSWQKGWDGTYGGILYYRDAKGLPCTEYWHDMKFWWPHNEAIIATLLAYRLTGEQKYLRWHGMVHDWAYRHFPDKEYGEWFGYLHRDGSLSTRLKGNMWKGPFHLPRMQWYCWKLLEEMRGG, encoded by the coding sequence ATGTTGAAACCCGAGCGAATCGATGAATTGATTACCGTCTACCGCGATGGCCTGCTGAACGACACGTTGCCGTTTTGGCAAAAACATGCCATCGACCGCGACCAGGGCGGATTCTTGTTTTGCCTCGATCAAGACGGCAGCGTGCTTTCCACGGATAAACCAATGTGGATACATGGTCGTTACGTCTGGTTGCTATCCACGCTTTGCAACACTGTCGAGCCGCGACCGGAATGGCTGCAATTGGCCAGACACGGCATTGATTTCATCCGGCGCTATGGGTTCGATGATGATGGCCGAATGTTTTACAGTGTCACGCGCGAGGGCCGGCCTTTGCGCAAGCGGCGATACATTTTCACCGAAACGTTCGGCATGATCGCGCTCGCCGCTTATGCCAAAGCTACGGGCGAGCAAAAAGCTGCGCAGGAGGCGAGCGATTTGTTTCGCCTCGTGATCAAACATCTCACCACCCCCGGACTTTTGGAACCCAAAATTCGCCCGGAAACCCGCAGCCTCAAAGCGTTGGCAATTCCTATGATTATGATCGTCTCTGCACAAGTATTGCGCGATGCGATTAACGACCCTTTGGCGCAGGAATGGATCGACCGGAGCATTGCTGAGATCGAACGCGATTTCATGAAACCCGAATTCGAAGCCGTGCTGGAGACCGTGGGTCCGAACGGCGAGTTCATCGATAACTTTGAGGGGCGAATGATTTGTCCCGGCCATTCAATCGAGGCCGGTTGGTTCATTTTGCACGAGGCCAAGCAGCGCAACAACGACGCCCATTTGCGCAAGCTGGGCGCGCAGATTCTCGACTGGTCATGGCAGAAAGGGTGGGACGGTACGTATGGAGGAATTTTGTATTATCGCGATGCCAAGGGATTGCCTTGCACTGAGTATTGGCATGACATGAAGTTCTGGTGGCCGCACAACGAAGCGATCATCGCCACCCTGCTCGCGTATCGATTGACCGGCGAGCAAAAATATTTGCGGTGGCACGGAATGGTGCATGACTGGGCATACCGGCATTTTCCGGATAAAGAATACGGCGAATGGTTTGGCTATCTGCATCGTGACGGCAGTCTCTCCACGCGGCTGAAAGGAAATATGTGGAAAGGGCCGTTCCACCTGCCGCGCATGCAGTGGTATTGCTGGAAGCTGCTCGAAGAGATGCGAGGTGGTTGA